Proteins from a single region of Amycolatopsis sp. CA-230715:
- a CDS encoding ATP-dependent nuclease, with the protein MNNSGVNMRINRLKIKNFRNLADIDVELLPGTVVVGENRAGKSNLLHALRLILDSTLSFSDRQLSREDFWDGLSDGSDGWDPLIQGQVIEASIDIVEFEDDPKLPAALAEALLDDDPLRARLTYRYAPVDTGEETLKPKYRGEVYGGEGGGRAISYELRSYLHLVFLHALRDVEADIRNWRRSPLRTLLLAAAAAASEDDLGEVQVAMKEANDKLNSLDVIKDLSDNIGQRLVDMVGDNQAIATELAAAPDDPMRLIRAMRLFVDGDAHRNLGSASLGTLNVLYLALQRLGLDTRRVDDEDIAHVVLAIDEPEAHLHPHLQRLVFGGLLDGQEATTVLVTTQSPHIASVADPRSLVVLRTVGGQTVAAAAHRASLSDVEWDDVGRYLDATRAELVFARRVLLVEGFAEQVLVPKLAEALGMDLDKLGISVCAIHGTHFSSYVQLCNALEIPWAILTDGDVAASGARAGDARAASLLELLGRTGDAQKHGIFVGRSTFEHDLLEEPANMTAAFDSLSELCKAPSVATIESWNGQDPGYDEFMKMIKNAGGKGRYAQRLALRPVHAPQYVEAALRYLEQR; encoded by the coding sequence GTGAACAACAGCGGAGTAAACATGCGCATTAACCGGCTCAAGATAAAGAACTTTCGCAACCTCGCCGACATCGACGTCGAGCTTCTTCCTGGCACCGTGGTGGTGGGCGAGAACCGAGCTGGCAAAAGCAACCTCCTCCACGCCTTGCGGCTCATTCTCGATAGCACTCTGTCTTTTTCCGACCGGCAGTTGTCTCGTGAGGACTTCTGGGACGGCTTGTCGGACGGCTCCGACGGATGGGACCCCTTGATTCAAGGACAAGTCATCGAAGCGTCGATCGACATCGTCGAATTCGAAGACGACCCCAAGCTGCCAGCCGCTTTGGCGGAGGCGCTGCTCGACGACGATCCGCTTCGAGCGCGCCTCACGTACCGGTACGCGCCGGTGGATACGGGCGAAGAGACGCTCAAGCCGAAGTACAGGGGTGAGGTGTATGGCGGTGAGGGCGGGGGGCGAGCCATCTCCTACGAGCTGAGGAGCTACTTACACCTGGTCTTCCTGCACGCTCTTCGCGATGTGGAAGCCGACATTCGGAACTGGCGCCGTTCACCGCTGCGAACCCTCCTACTGGCGGCCGCAGCGGCGGCGTCGGAGGACGACCTCGGCGAGGTTCAGGTGGCGATGAAGGAAGCCAATGACAAGTTGAATAGTCTTGACGTCATCAAGGATCTCAGCGACAACATCGGCCAACGGCTCGTCGACATGGTCGGTGACAATCAGGCGATAGCGACCGAGCTGGCCGCGGCGCCGGATGACCCGATGCGGCTGATCCGCGCCATGCGCCTGTTCGTCGACGGCGACGCGCACCGGAACCTTGGCAGTGCCAGTCTGGGTACGTTGAATGTGCTGTATCTGGCTTTGCAGCGGTTGGGCCTCGACACGCGGCGGGTCGATGACGAAGATATCGCGCATGTGGTTCTGGCGATCGACGAGCCGGAGGCGCACCTGCACCCTCACCTGCAGCGGTTGGTCTTCGGCGGCCTCCTGGACGGCCAGGAGGCTACGACCGTCCTAGTGACGACCCAGTCGCCGCACATCGCGAGCGTTGCCGATCCGCGGAGTTTGGTCGTGCTGCGGACGGTTGGTGGTCAGACCGTTGCGGCCGCAGCGCACCGAGCCTCGCTCAGTGACGTTGAGTGGGACGACGTCGGCCGCTACCTCGACGCCACCCGGGCGGAACTCGTCTTCGCCCGTCGAGTGCTCCTGGTCGAAGGCTTCGCGGAGCAGGTGTTGGTGCCGAAGCTCGCCGAGGCGCTCGGCATGGACCTCGACAAGCTCGGTATCTCGGTTTGTGCCATTCACGGGACCCACTTCAGCTCCTACGTCCAGCTGTGTAATGCCCTTGAGATTCCGTGGGCGATCCTGACCGACGGCGATGTGGCTGCCAGCGGAGCACGGGCTGGCGATGCGCGAGCCGCCAGTCTGCTCGAGCTATTGGGGCGCACGGGCGATGCCCAGAAGCATGGAATCTTCGTCGGTCGCTCCACCTTCGAGCATGATCTTCTTGAAGAACCGGCTAACATGACGGCAGCGTTCGACAGCTTGAGCGAGTTGTGCAAGGCGCCGTCGGTTGCGACGATCGAGTCCTGGAACGGGCAGGACCCCGGGTACGACGAGTTCATGAAGATGATCAAAAACGCGGGCGGCAAAGGACGGTACGCTCAGCGCTTGGCGCTCCGGCCGGTGCACGCGCCTCAATACGTGGAGGCTGCGCTTCGGTACCTGGAACAGCGGTGA
- a CDS encoding MFS transporter, translated as MRRREHGFAAALANREFRALWLVEALSVFGDQLARVALALLVFGRTGSASLSALTYALTFAPEVASGFLLSGLADRFPRRAVMVTTDLVRAGCVFAMVVPGLPLGVLWGLVAALSLARPPFKAAQQAVLPEVLGADLYPVGLGLRQITNQAVQVAGFGVGGVLVTAIGAGPVLLIDAGTFVVSAAVLGLAVAARPAARRGKAERASGRAPRRPDRRLLAVFMVGAVIGLLMVPEGLAAPYASAVGGASFTVGLLMAADPIGGVLGGWWAARSTREVTPRSVLVPAVFSGIPLAACAVVPGYVLPMLLWASSGALSTVFLVRLQVVITEVVPDECRGGVMGRFSTCVTVSQGVAIAGAGVVADGGAGPVWTVAFAGVLASVWVVVAGFVWCGARPRRARCAEDEHPSSTDGSDLLVTHRGLLPRRPAVGGVNDSQSRSARADALRGNGK; from the coding sequence ATGCGTCGTCGTGAGCATGGTTTCGCCGCGGCGCTGGCGAACAGGGAGTTCCGCGCGCTGTGGCTCGTCGAGGCGCTCTCGGTTTTCGGTGACCAGCTGGCTCGGGTCGCGCTCGCGTTGCTTGTGTTCGGCCGTACTGGCTCGGCGAGTTTGTCGGCGCTGACCTACGCGTTGACGTTCGCGCCCGAAGTCGCCAGCGGCTTCCTGTTATCGGGGCTTGCGGATCGTTTCCCACGACGCGCGGTCATGGTGACGACGGATTTGGTGCGCGCCGGATGCGTGTTCGCCATGGTTGTCCCGGGCCTGCCGTTGGGCGTGTTGTGGGGGTTGGTGGCCGCCCTGTCGCTGGCGAGGCCGCCGTTCAAGGCCGCCCAGCAGGCGGTGCTGCCGGAGGTGCTCGGAGCTGACCTGTATCCGGTTGGTCTTGGCTTGCGGCAGATCACGAACCAGGCCGTGCAGGTCGCCGGATTCGGTGTCGGAGGAGTGTTGGTCACCGCGATCGGGGCCGGGCCGGTGCTGTTGATCGACGCGGGAACCTTTGTCGTGAGCGCTGCCGTGCTTGGCCTGGCTGTGGCGGCTCGCCCCGCCGCCCGACGCGGAAAAGCGGAGCGTGCGTCGGGCCGAGCGCCGCGGAGACCGGACCGCCGGTTGCTCGCGGTCTTCATGGTGGGCGCGGTGATCGGGTTGCTGATGGTGCCCGAGGGGCTGGCGGCGCCGTACGCGAGCGCGGTGGGCGGAGCGTCGTTCACCGTCGGTTTGCTGATGGCCGCCGATCCGATCGGTGGTGTCCTCGGCGGGTGGTGGGCCGCGCGGAGCACGCGGGAGGTGACGCCACGGTCGGTCCTTGTGCCCGCGGTGTTCTCCGGGATCCCGCTCGCGGCGTGCGCCGTGGTGCCCGGGTACGTCCTGCCGATGCTGCTCTGGGCGAGCTCGGGGGCGTTGTCGACGGTGTTCCTGGTCCGGCTTCAGGTCGTGATTACCGAGGTGGTTCCGGATGAGTGCCGGGGTGGGGTGATGGGCCGGTTCAGTACCTGCGTGACCGTGTCGCAGGGTGTGGCGATCGCCGGTGCGGGTGTGGTGGCCGACGGCGGCGCGGGGCCGGTGTGGACGGTCGCGTTCGCCGGGGTGCTTGCGTCGGTGTGGGTGGTCGTGGCCGGGTTCGTGTGGTGTGGTGCTCGTCCTCGGCGCGCGCGATGCGCCGAGGACGAGCACCCGTCGTCCACGGATGGCTCAGACCTCCTTGTTACGCATCGCGGCCTCCTCCCGAGACGTCCGGCGGTAGGAGGGGTCAACGACTCGCAGAGCCGCAGCGCGAGGGCTGACGCCCTCCGCGGGAACGGAAAGTGA
- a CDS encoding GGDEF domain-containing protein has product MLVDLAALAVIAAGPFEVRRWQQLALCGGIVACGLVAAELAREVERRRRWFAGVPHINFSSVWTLAGALVLPPALAGLVAAALYGHLWLRCTAHLPGMRLSRMVFNASNVVLSCQVAAWATEATGLWPFALDRGAAMLACLLLVVMLYYATNSAIAAITVALVSTERSFVLLMGPLHENMLELATLCIGAIAGLIFETVPPLIVLLFLPLYALHKSALMRQLEHAATMDTKTGMLNSSNWHAVANAELKRARRDGTELGILMIDLDYFSRVNDTLGHQAGDDALSAVARQIRKTVPRDDLCGRFGGEEFVVVLPCCDAERTREIAERVCRAVADLDVVATAANTVFSVTVSIGAATYPGRGTELSDLLFAADLALYASKDAGRNRVSMLDPS; this is encoded by the coding sequence GTGCTCGTCGACCTCGCCGCCCTCGCGGTGATCGCCGCGGGACCGTTCGAGGTCCGGCGGTGGCAGCAGCTCGCGCTGTGCGGTGGCATCGTGGCGTGCGGGCTCGTCGCCGCGGAGCTCGCCCGCGAGGTCGAGCGGCGACGCCGCTGGTTCGCCGGCGTCCCCCACATCAACTTCTCCTCGGTGTGGACGCTGGCGGGCGCGCTCGTGCTGCCGCCGGCGTTGGCCGGGCTCGTCGCCGCCGCGCTCTACGGCCACCTATGGCTGCGCTGCACCGCGCATCTGCCAGGGATGCGCCTGTCCCGGATGGTGTTCAACGCCAGCAACGTGGTGCTCTCCTGCCAGGTCGCGGCGTGGGCCACCGAGGCGACGGGCCTGTGGCCATTCGCGCTCGACCGTGGCGCGGCGATGCTGGCCTGTCTGCTGCTGGTGGTGATGCTCTACTACGCGACGAACTCCGCGATCGCCGCCATCACGGTCGCCCTGGTCAGCACGGAGCGGTCCTTCGTGCTGTTGATGGGGCCGCTGCACGAGAACATGCTGGAACTGGCCACGCTGTGCATAGGCGCCATCGCGGGCCTGATCTTCGAGACCGTGCCGCCGCTGATCGTGTTGTTGTTCCTGCCCTTGTACGCGCTGCACAAGTCCGCCCTGATGCGCCAGCTCGAGCACGCGGCCACGATGGACACCAAGACCGGGATGCTCAACTCCTCGAACTGGCACGCGGTCGCGAACGCGGAGCTGAAACGAGCCAGGAGGGACGGCACCGAACTCGGCATCCTGATGATCGACCTCGACTACTTCAGCCGCGTGAACGACACCCTCGGGCATCAGGCCGGCGATGACGCCCTAAGCGCTGTGGCGCGGCAGATCCGCAAAACCGTTCCGCGCGATGACCTGTGCGGCAGGTTCGGCGGGGAGGAGTTCGTGGTGGTGCTGCCCTGTTGCGACGCCGAGCGAACGCGGGAGATCGCCGAGCGGGTGTGCCGCGCGGTCGCGGACCTGGACGTGGTCGCCACCGCCGCGAACACGGTTTTCTCGGTGACGGTGTCCATCGGTGCCGCGACCTACCCGGGACGCGGCACCGAACTCTCCGACCTGCTCTTCGCCGCGGATCTCGCCCTGTACGCGTCCAAGGACGCCGGCCGCAACCGCGTCAGCATGCTTGACCCCTCGTAG
- a CDS encoding winged helix-turn-helix transcriptional regulator: MTDLVPDEDIPYRQAVLEGLRVTRGDWTVAVLSTLALGKLAYSDIVDSVNATEDRIGWRSHDRPLSNRVLTNTLRRLEEDNLVARTEKGGRGRTFDGVDYQLTEAGQELLIALRPLASWAEKYRGARSSTPKA; encoded by the coding sequence GTGACCGATCTTGTTCCGGACGAGGACATCCCCTACCGGCAGGCCGTCCTGGAAGGGCTCCGGGTGACACGAGGCGACTGGACGGTCGCCGTGCTGTCCACGCTCGCGCTCGGCAAGCTCGCTTATTCGGACATCGTGGACAGTGTCAACGCGACAGAGGACCGGATCGGCTGGAGGTCACACGACCGCCCGCTCAGCAACCGGGTCCTGACCAACACGTTGCGCAGGCTGGAAGAGGACAACCTCGTGGCTCGCACGGAGAAAGGAGGACGGGGGCGCACCTTCGACGGTGTCGACTACCAGCTGACCGAGGCCGGACAGGAGTTGCTGATCGCGTTGCGCCCGCTGGCGTCCTGGGCGGAGAAGTACCGCGGAGCGCGTTCGAGCACACCCAAAGCCTGA
- a CDS encoding NB-ARC domain-containing protein: MSIDSFAAEVRRRCRRQGVLVRELADRTTFSRSHISKVLNGARALSGELAREIDAALDAGGALVELALSEIDAPVAPPRPRQLPPVAATFVGRERCLAAFDRVAAAARHSGQAAVIAIEGGPAVGKTTLAVRWAAQAADLFEGCLFADLRGAAPGQPASPEAVLDQFLRALGVAPDAAGTTVEERAATYRSLVMQRQVLVVLDNAASYEQVKPLLPAASVAVVTSRAHLSGITLDAGGTTTIVPPLTSQEAVSLLRMLIGHARVEADQGSAELVVRRCGRLPLAVQIAGEYLQLHPNETLAAMAERLAVGRRRLDVLTSADEQISVRRVLDLSYFALPPTAARMFRLLGICPATMVSVPAAAALAGIPIEQATRLLDVLRLGHLLDLDDTGPVPRYHMHHLLRTYAGEQAVVEEHLSDLERARDRLLRWYVATACAASRAITPSWPSDGLRVRVDDITPLRFEHHDGYRAAITWCDAEVHTAIALARHARTQLFVDLGWKLPCALLPYLYMAKSWSAWLSAADDAITVAETIDSDTGRSYALLALGWIHHELGHPEEALVHLRRAHDTQPRDGDPGVLVWIAFALAAVHTSAGRHRDARDCYHDAINSVTASGTPDSGGHDHALAVLQAMLATTRDILGDHSGADRALTDAFTRARRLGYPSVLGLLHHRRGLLQMERGQHHHALDDFEDALRHRRAIGARWAVAETLLAYGSALAELGSQERAALALADATSILDELNAPRTRGPRIALTAASANTA; encoded by the coding sequence ATGTCGATCGATAGTTTCGCCGCCGAAGTGCGGCGCCGGTGCCGACGGCAGGGGGTACTGGTGCGGGAGCTCGCGGACCGTACGACCTTCAGCCGCAGCCACATTTCGAAGGTCCTCAACGGCGCCAGAGCGCTGAGCGGGGAGCTCGCGCGGGAGATCGACGCCGCCCTCGACGCGGGCGGCGCCCTGGTCGAGCTGGCGCTGAGCGAGATCGATGCGCCCGTCGCGCCGCCGCGGCCACGGCAGCTGCCCCCTGTCGCCGCGACCTTCGTGGGACGCGAGCGGTGCCTCGCGGCGTTCGATCGTGTCGCCGCCGCCGCGCGGCATTCTGGGCAGGCCGCGGTCATCGCGATCGAGGGCGGCCCGGCGGTCGGCAAGACCACGCTCGCGGTGCGGTGGGCGGCGCAGGCGGCGGATCTGTTCGAGGGGTGCCTGTTCGCGGATCTGCGCGGCGCCGCACCAGGGCAGCCCGCGTCCCCGGAAGCGGTGCTGGATCAGTTCCTGCGCGCCCTCGGCGTCGCTCCAGACGCGGCGGGGACGACGGTGGAGGAACGCGCGGCGACCTACCGGTCCCTCGTGATGCAGCGGCAGGTCCTGGTCGTCCTCGACAACGCGGCGAGCTATGAACAGGTCAAGCCCCTGCTGCCCGCGGCGTCGGTGGCCGTGGTCACCAGCCGAGCCCACCTGTCCGGAATCACGCTCGACGCGGGCGGCACCACCACGATCGTGCCACCGCTGACCTCGCAGGAAGCGGTGAGTCTGCTGCGGATGCTGATCGGACACGCCCGGGTCGAGGCCGACCAGGGCTCCGCCGAACTGGTCGTCCGCCGGTGCGGTCGCCTCCCGCTGGCGGTGCAGATCGCGGGCGAGTATCTCCAGCTGCATCCGAACGAGACGCTGGCGGCGATGGCCGAACGGCTCGCGGTCGGCCGTCGCCGCCTGGACGTGTTGACGTCGGCGGACGAGCAGATCTCCGTTCGCCGGGTACTCGACCTGAGCTACTTCGCCCTGCCGCCGACGGCCGCGCGGATGTTCCGCTTGCTCGGGATCTGCCCCGCGACGATGGTCAGTGTTCCGGCCGCCGCCGCGCTGGCCGGTATCCCCATCGAGCAGGCCACCCGGCTGCTCGACGTCTTGCGGCTAGGTCACCTGCTCGACTTGGACGACACAGGTCCGGTCCCGCGCTACCACATGCATCACCTCCTGCGCACTTACGCGGGCGAGCAGGCGGTGGTCGAAGAACACCTGTCGGACCTCGAGCGGGCCCGTGACCGGCTGCTGCGCTGGTACGTCGCGACAGCGTGTGCGGCGAGCCGGGCGATCACACCGAGCTGGCCGAGCGACGGGCTGCGTGTCCGCGTCGACGACATCACCCCGTTGCGCTTCGAGCACCACGACGGCTACCGCGCCGCCATCACCTGGTGCGACGCCGAAGTGCACACCGCCATCGCGCTGGCACGGCACGCCAGGACACAGTTGTTCGTCGACCTCGGGTGGAAGCTCCCCTGCGCCCTCTTGCCGTATCTATACATGGCGAAGTCGTGGTCGGCCTGGCTCTCCGCGGCCGACGACGCCATCACCGTCGCCGAGACGATCGATTCCGACACCGGGCGCTCCTACGCGCTGCTGGCGCTGGGCTGGATCCACCACGAACTCGGCCACCCCGAGGAAGCCCTCGTCCACCTCCGCCGGGCACACGACACCCAGCCCCGGGACGGCGATCCCGGCGTGCTGGTGTGGATCGCGTTCGCGCTCGCCGCCGTGCACACCTCCGCCGGCCGCCACCGCGACGCACGCGACTGCTACCACGACGCGATCAACTCCGTCACCGCCAGCGGAACCCCCGACAGCGGCGGGCACGATCACGCGCTCGCCGTACTGCAGGCCATGCTCGCCACCACGCGCGACATTCTCGGCGACCACTCCGGTGCCGACCGTGCCCTCACCGACGCCTTCACCCGCGCGCGGCGCCTGGGTTACCCGTCCGTGCTCGGCCTGCTGCACCACCGACGTGGCCTGCTCCAGATGGAACGCGGCCAGCACCATCACGCACTCGACGACTTCGAAGACGCCCTCCGCCACCGCCGCGCGATCGGCGCCCGGTGGGCCGTCGCCGAAACGCTGCTGGCGTACGGGAGCGCGCTCGCCGAACTCGGCAGCCAGGAACGCGCGGCCCTCGCCCTCGCCGACGCCACCAGCATCCTCGACGAGCTCAACGCTCCCCGCACCCGCGGCCCTCGCATCGCGCTGACCGCCGCGTCGGCCAACACCGCGTAA
- a CDS encoding peptidase inhibitor family I36 protein gives MTSIAARSAVVLAAATASTLPAVMAHATPARPPLTPVAPGSASAVASQVNKDIIASGQESGVVDARVAGGWDRCPAGFICLFDFCDGQGKMAYFKWRSPDLRAQGMNDMTSAVWNRADADFDLYEGYNYTGLHSRFDRGMRVNLSWWGGDNFDSSLRRR, from the coding sequence ATGACATCCATCGCCGCCCGATCCGCCGTGGTCCTCGCCGCCGCCACAGCCTCGACCCTGCCCGCCGTCATGGCGCACGCGACCCCCGCTCGTCCACCGCTGACCCCGGTCGCCCCCGGGAGTGCCAGCGCGGTGGCATCGCAGGTCAACAAAGACATCATCGCCAGCGGTCAGGAGTCCGGCGTGGTCGACGCCCGTGTCGCGGGCGGCTGGGACCGATGCCCGGCAGGGTTCATCTGCCTGTTCGACTTCTGCGACGGCCAAGGCAAGATGGCCTACTTCAAATGGCGCTCTCCCGATCTCCGTGCCCAAGGAATGAACGACATGACCTCGGCCGTGTGGAACCGGGCTGACGCCGACTTCGACCTGTACGAGGGCTACAACTACACCGGGCTGCATTCCCGGTTCGACCGAGGCATGCGCGTCAACCTGTCGTGGTGGGGTGGCGACAATTTCGACAGCTCGCTGAGACGACGCTAA
- a CDS encoding 3-oxoacyl-[acyl-carrier-protein] synthase III C-terminal domain-containing protein, translated as MRCHDVHLLGFGAALGELVPITSLRTRTRRHSAAAAGQRAVSVARGQSGPQLAVRAARHALDTSTLLTGSPAAPPDMLLHSSIWRGGKGVDFWNAATYVSHQLDLGAGRGLNAELNLMSNSMIGGLELAASILAGRPDHDTILLTSGDTFGAPAFPHLGTDIGTSYGDGGAAVILGRRPGAFAQLLAIASYSDPTLEALHRGDTGFSPPGSVELAAIDLVARKRAYLATTTTESVHRRNAVGVIESVKAATGEAGVPLDRISWAVLPHYGKDLLASQCLQPLGIPADRTLCTVGDQWGHMGAADQIAALTHLFTRRVVRSGEHVLVLGVGVGMTWTAAVLRIDNTDTDPAALARFAPPLLWSPQLRQKAG; from the coding sequence ATGCGCTGCCACGACGTACACCTTCTCGGTTTCGGCGCCGCCCTCGGTGAACTCGTCCCCATCACAAGCCTGCGCACCCGCACCCGCCGCCACAGCGCGGCCGCAGCGGGACAGCGCGCGGTGTCGGTGGCGCGCGGCCAGTCCGGGCCACAACTAGCCGTGCGGGCCGCCCGCCACGCACTCGACACCTCGACCCTGCTCACCGGCAGCCCCGCGGCACCCCCGGACATGCTGTTGCACTCCTCGATCTGGCGCGGAGGGAAAGGCGTTGATTTCTGGAACGCCGCCACCTACGTCAGCCACCAACTCGACCTCGGCGCGGGCAGAGGGCTCAACGCCGAGCTGAACCTGATGTCGAACTCGATGATCGGCGGACTCGAACTCGCCGCGAGCATCCTCGCCGGACGCCCCGACCACGACACAATCCTGCTGACCAGCGGCGACACCTTCGGCGCGCCCGCGTTCCCCCATCTGGGCACCGACATCGGCACCTCCTACGGCGACGGCGGCGCCGCCGTCATCCTCGGCCGCCGCCCGGGCGCGTTCGCCCAACTGCTCGCGATCGCCTCCTACAGCGACCCGACCCTCGAAGCCCTGCACCGCGGCGACACCGGATTCAGCCCACCCGGCAGCGTCGAGCTCGCCGCGATCGACCTCGTCGCTCGCAAACGCGCCTACCTGGCCACAACCACCACCGAATCGGTACACCGCCGCAACGCCGTCGGAGTCATCGAATCCGTCAAAGCGGCGACGGGCGAAGCCGGGGTGCCCCTCGACAGGATCTCCTGGGCGGTACTGCCGCACTACGGCAAAGACCTCCTGGCCAGCCAATGCCTGCAACCTTTAGGCATCCCGGCCGACCGCACGTTGTGCACCGTCGGCGATCAGTGGGGGCACATGGGCGCAGCGGACCAAATCGCTGCCCTGACCCATCTGTTCACCCGCCGCGTCGTCCGGTCGGGCGAGCACGTGCTCGTGCTCGGGGTCGGAGTCGGGATGACCTGGACCGCGGCCGTCCTGCGCATCGACAACACCGACACCGACCCCGCCGCACTCGCCCGATTCGCCCCACCCCTGCTGTGGTCACCGCAACTACGGCAGAAGGCAGGGTGA